A window of Desulfovibrio desulfuricans DSM 642 contains these coding sequences:
- a CDS encoding HD-GYP domain-containing protein produces the protein MSWAEESADPSQVDRRNIILLVDDAPENLRILSECLRDKYTIMFAKNGTDALRLALRHPPPDLILLDVIMPGMDGYEVCKRLRGDAQTRDIPVMFITAQNEETDEAKGLSLGAQDYITKPFRSSLVRNRVANQLKFKLYRDHLNDLVLARTRQLALTQEATIHAMASLAEWRDTETGAHIKRTQNYVKALAVYISQLPEYRDELDADAISWLYLSAPLHDVGKVAIADTVLHKPGPLTDEEYEAMKEHTTLGRAVLASADKFLGENSFLRIASDIAYCHHERWDGKGYPRGIAGKDIPLSARLMSVADVYDALRSKRVYKPAMPHETAMRIIVEGRGTQFDPEVVDAFLAMQEQFRSIAAKYSDI, from the coding sequence ATGAGCTGGGCAGAAGAATCCGCCGATCCATCCCAGGTAGACAGGCGCAACATCATCCTGCTTGTGGATGACGCGCCTGAAAATCTGCGCATTCTCAGTGAATGCCTGCGCGACAAATACACAATCATGTTTGCCAAAAACGGCACGGACGCCCTGCGTCTGGCCCTGCGGCACCCCCCGCCAGACCTGATCCTCCTTGACGTCATCATGCCCGGCATGGACGGGTATGAAGTCTGCAAACGCCTGCGCGGCGATGCGCAGACCCGCGACATCCCGGTTATGTTCATTACGGCGCAGAATGAAGAAACTGACGAAGCCAAGGGCCTTTCTCTGGGCGCGCAGGATTACATAACCAAGCCTTTCCGCTCTTCGCTGGTGCGCAACCGCGTAGCCAACCAGCTCAAATTCAAACTCTACCGCGACCATCTGAACGATCTGGTGCTTGCCCGCACACGCCAGCTTGCCCTTACGCAGGAAGCCACCATTCACGCCATGGCAAGCCTTGCGGAATGGCGCGATACGGAAACCGGCGCGCACATCAAACGTACGCAGAACTACGTGAAGGCGCTGGCCGTCTATATTTCGCAACTGCCCGAGTACAGGGACGAACTGGACGCCGATGCCATTTCGTGGCTCTACCTTTCAGCGCCGCTGCACGATGTGGGCAAGGTCGCCATTGCAGACACAGTGCTGCACAAGCCCGGCCCCCTCACCGATGAGGAATACGAAGCCATGAAGGAACACACCACGCTCGGGCGCGCGGTGCTGGCCTCGGCTGACAAGTTTCTGGGAGAAAATTCCTTTCTGCGCATCGCCAGCGACATTGCCTACTGCCACCACGAGCGTTGGGACGGCAAGGGCTACCCGCGCGGGATTGCTGGCAAGGACATTCCGCTTTCAGCCCGCCTTATGAGCGTGGCCGACGTGTATGACGCACTGCGCAGCAAGCGAGTCTACAAACCCGCCATGCCGCACGAAACAGCCATGCGCATTATTGTGGAAGGACGCGGAACCCAGTTTGACCCCGAAGTGGTGGACGCTTTTTTGGCCATGCAGGAGCAGTTCCGCAGCATCGCCGCGAAATATTCAGACATATAG
- a CDS encoding PqiC family protein, with protein MQRKILLLSLVLLTLLSGCARSTPTRYYLLESALDPVKADTLPSKNLRVAQVTVPDYLDRNSIVSRVNGETELVVSQFHAWAEPVGHGVRRVVQEVLTPPLLAVGLNVLAPGDDTRADYVLLVDLQRLDGNFDSRAVLEARWTLKNRHDDVIARGIYADAEPVAGKTYDVLTAAESRMVRRMGEHLAARLPVLTRGKS; from the coding sequence ATGCAACGCAAAATCCTTCTTCTTTCGCTGGTGCTGCTCACACTTTTGAGCGGCTGCGCGCGCAGCACTCCCACGCGCTACTATCTGCTTGAAAGCGCCCTTGACCCGGTCAAGGCCGACACGCTGCCCAGCAAAAACCTGCGCGTGGCGCAGGTTACCGTGCCGGATTATCTTGACCGCAACAGCATTGTCAGCCGCGTGAACGGCGAAACAGAGCTTGTGGTTTCGCAATTCCACGCCTGGGCGGAGCCCGTGGGGCATGGTGTGCGCCGCGTGGTGCAGGAAGTGCTGACCCCGCCCTTGCTGGCTGTGGGGCTGAACGTGCTGGCGCCGGGCGACGACACTCGCGCCGACTATGTGCTGCTTGTGGATTTGCAGAGGCTGGACGGCAATTTCGACTCCAGGGCCGTGCTTGAAGCGCGCTGGACACTCAAAAACCGCCACGACGACGTCATCGCCCGAGGCATTTATGCCGATGCTGAACCGGTGGCGGGCAAAACCTATGATGTGCTCACAGCGGCAGAAAGCCGCATGGTGCGCCGCATGGGTGAACATCTAGCCGCCCGCCTGCCCGTACTCACACGGGGCAAGTCATGA
- a CDS encoding MlaD family protein produces MNSQSYKTTVGAFVLGGLALLVLGIMLLGGGRLFSNDLEYVMYFDGSVSGLSTGAPVVFRGVPMGSVTRINLVANARDSNVTIPVYIRIDERSFVRASGAAAPSESFQQEIIRRMVQRGLRGRLQLQSLITGQYRVELDFYPSTAANFRSATPDMEIPTIPSPIDTLQSTLSQMPLEQMVNSFSAVLQNLALGLSDDKLGKALTAFTNTFQEAHGILHEGSMRTNTEQVLKSLSTASASVEKELPATLVSFREAMQSMAVAADQLRVVTASAQGILGRDSPTMNDLRRLLKESTDTMRSMRALAEMLERNPEALLRGKQGTR; encoded by the coding sequence ATGAACTCGCAGTCATACAAAACAACTGTCGGCGCTTTTGTGCTGGGGGGCCTGGCCCTGCTGGTGCTGGGCATCATGCTGCTCGGCGGTGGCCGCCTTTTCAGCAATGATCTTGAATATGTGATGTACTTTGATGGCTCGGTCAGCGGGCTTTCCACGGGCGCACCGGTTGTGTTCAGGGGCGTGCCCATGGGCAGCGTCACGCGCATAAATCTGGTTGCCAACGCGCGGGATTCAAACGTGACCATCCCCGTCTATATCCGCATTGACGAACGCAGCTTCGTGCGCGCCAGCGGCGCTGCCGCGCCCTCCGAGTCATTCCAGCAGGAAATCATACGCCGCATGGTGCAGCGCGGCCTGCGGGGGCGGCTGCAACTCCAAAGCCTCATCACCGGGCAATACCGCGTGGAGCTTGATTTTTATCCTTCCACGGCGGCCAACTTCCGCTCCGCTACGCCGGATATGGAAATCCCCACCATTCCTTCGCCCATTGATACGCTGCAAAGCACACTCTCGCAGATGCCGCTGGAACAGATGGTAAATTCTTTCAGCGCCGTGCTGCAAAACCTTGCCCTCGGCCTCAGTGACGACAAGCTGGGCAAGGCGCTTACGGCATTCACCAACACCTTTCAGGAAGCCCACGGCATTCTGCACGAAGGCTCCATGCGCACCAATACGGAACAGGTTCTCAAAAGCCTGAGCACGGCCAGTGCCTCTGTTGAAAAAGAGCTGCCGGCCACGCTGGTTTCCTTCCGCGAAGCCATGCAGAGCATGGCGGTTGCGGCGGATCAGTTACGCGTGGTCACAGCTTCGGCCCAGGGTATTCTGGGGCGCGATTCGCCCACCATGAACGACCTGCGCCGCCTTCTCAAAGAGAGCACCGATACCATGCGCTCCATGCGCGCCCTGGCCGAAATGCTTGAACGTAATCCCGAAGCTCTGCTACGGGGCAAGCAAGGAACACGCTGA
- a CDS encoding ABC transporter ATP-binding protein, producing MPDAAQPSIILPNTDATSAPPSRPAPAVPDEDVRIRVRDLTVAFGSFVLMRNVSFDVRVGDIFMVMGGSGCGKSTLLRVLMGLKEPQQGQICYNGEDFWAGTEESRSRIMRNTGVLFQGGALWSSMTLAENVGLPLQQYTDLTDDEIREQASLKLALAGLAGFEDYYPSEISGGMRKRAGLARALALDPQILFLDEPSAGLDPVSSRLLDDLILELRDSLGTTFVIVSHELPSIFTIARNSIFLDAQSRTVTASGNPSELVKDPNTDQSAKLFLTRGGMRDRNEDAGESATAATSHAATSHKEQSR from the coding sequence ATGCCTGACGCCGCCCAGCCCTCCATTATCCTGCCAAACACGGACGCGACCAGCGCTCCTCCGTCCCGCCCAGCCCCTGCCGTGCCGGATGAAGACGTGCGCATCAGGGTGCGCGACCTTACGGTGGCCTTCGGCTCCTTTGTGCTCATGCGCAACGTGTCGTTTGACGTGCGCGTGGGCGACATTTTCATGGTCATGGGCGGCTCAGGCTGCGGCAAAAGCACCCTGCTGCGTGTGCTCATGGGCCTCAAGGAGCCGCAGCAAGGGCAGATTTGCTATAACGGCGAAGATTTCTGGGCTGGCACGGAAGAAAGCCGCAGCCGCATCATGCGCAACACGGGCGTGCTCTTTCAGGGCGGTGCGCTGTGGAGCTCCATGACGCTGGCGGAAAATGTGGGGTTGCCCCTGCAACAGTACACTGACCTCACCGATGATGAAATCAGGGAACAGGCCTCGCTCAAACTGGCTCTTGCGGGTCTGGCCGGATTTGAGGATTATTACCCCTCAGAGATCAGCGGCGGCATGCGCAAACGCGCGGGGCTTGCCCGGGCGCTGGCGCTCGATCCGCAGATTCTCTTTCTGGACGAGCCTTCCGCAGGGCTTGACCCTGTCAGCTCCCGGCTGCTGGACGACCTGATACTGGAGCTACGCGACAGCCTTGGTACAACTTTTGTTATTGTTTCTCACGAGTTGCCGAGTATTTTCACCATAGCCAGAAACAGCATCTTTCTGGATGCGCAAAGCAGAACGGTCACTGCCAGCGGCAATCCCAGCGAGTTGGTGAAAGACCCCAATACAGACCAAAGCGCAAAGCTCTTTCTGACCAGAGGCGGCATGCGCGACCGGAATGAAGACGCAGGCGAAAGCGCTACGGCGGCAACTTCGCACGCTGCAACTTCGCACAAGGAACAATCCCGATGA
- a CDS encoding MlaE family ABC transporter permease, producing the protein METSPQVTVSVQGPLLRVSVGGRWNLDEPWPLEAMAALSQVADQRIREVRLENADLGQWDSTLLVFLVQMVKAARARDLPVHTELPEGLERLIKLAFAVPAKAGSERSKTDMDFVTRVGESVLALPPKIADFLNFLGEIVLSIWRLFLGRAKMRPMDLFAAMHECGVAALPIISLTSLLFGLILAFVGAVQLTQFGAQIYVAGLVGIGMLRVMGAIMVGVVMAGRVGAAYAALIGTMQVNEEVDALSTLGISPHDFLVLPRVLALMAMIPLLTLYADLMGIIGGFLVGTTMLRLNPMEYINATIQMVPFKHLIIGLVYGTVFGAIVAVAGCYQGIRCGRSAQAVGQATTTAVVQAIVGIIVATAIITVICNVLDV; encoded by the coding sequence ATGGAAACAAGTCCGCAAGTGACCGTATCTGTTCAAGGGCCGCTGCTGCGCGTGAGCGTTGGTGGGCGCTGGAATCTGGACGAACCCTGGCCTCTGGAGGCCATGGCCGCCCTGAGTCAGGTAGCCGACCAGCGCATCCGCGAAGTACGCCTTGAAAACGCCGACCTAGGCCAGTGGGACAGCACCCTGCTGGTTTTTCTGGTGCAGATGGTCAAGGCGGCGCGCGCCCGTGATCTGCCGGTTCATACTGAACTGCCCGAAGGCCTCGAGCGCCTTATCAAACTGGCCTTTGCGGTTCCTGCCAAGGCAGGCTCCGAACGCAGCAAAACCGATATGGACTTTGTGACCCGCGTGGGCGAAAGTGTGCTGGCCCTGCCGCCCAAGATCGCGGACTTTCTGAATTTTCTTGGCGAGATTGTGCTTTCCATCTGGCGGCTGTTTCTTGGCAGGGCCAAGATGCGCCCCATGGATCTGTTTGCCGCCATGCACGAATGCGGCGTGGCCGCCCTGCCCATCATTTCACTCACCAGCCTGCTGTTTGGCCTGATTCTGGCCTTTGTGGGCGCAGTGCAGCTCACCCAGTTTGGCGCGCAGATTTACGTTGCGGGCCTTGTAGGCATTGGCATGTTGCGAGTCATGGGGGCCATCATGGTAGGCGTGGTCATGGCGGGCCGGGTGGGCGCTGCCTACGCCGCCCTTATCGGCACCATGCAGGTCAACGAAGAGGTGGACGCCCTCTCAACTCTTGGTATTTCTCCCCACGATTTTCTTGTGCTGCCGCGCGTGCTGGCCCTCATGGCCATGATCCCCCTGCTGACCCTGTATGCCGACCTCATGGGCATTATCGGCGGTTTTCTGGTGGGCACCACCATGCTGCGGCTGAACCCGATGGAATACATCAACGCCACCATCCAGATGGTGCCCTTCAAGCATCTGATTATCGGCCTTGTGTACGGCACGGTTTTTGGGGCCATTGTGGCCGTGGCCGGGTGCTATCAGGGCATACGCTGCGGGCGCAGCGCCCAGGCTGTAGGCCAGGCCACCACCACGGCAGTGGTGCAGGCCATCGTGGGCATTATTGTGGCGACCGCCATCATCACCGTTATCTGCAACGTGCTGGATGTGTAA
- the polA gene encoding DNA polymerase I, which translates to MSLKQRLNLSAEPVFLMDGSAFIYRGFFANKNMQRSDGFPTNALVVVTRVLLRILRDERPAHFLFVKDGKGKNFRHDLYPLYKANRDATPEDLVRQMDPIVRMVKALGIPVEISDGCEADDCIASLAARFSVQRPVVIVSGDKDLKQCLGPNVYMWDPAFKEEKLLSAAEFTAESGLRPDQWADVQALVGDTSDNIPGVPGIGPKTAQKIFEICPTLEDIRDHFALLGPKIQDKLRDHLENMFLWRQLTSLSLDVCTGLTLDDMTVNPLDEAQCASMADEFELHALRRDMATLARLQRSAPPGSAAAPAESASNAGSNTGADVAASRSAAQGSLMAPAEKSPSKTRPAAGAGPQMSLLDVADEPEAPLLSEAGQLPLCAGLEAAIIWPGGPGKPPHVAVAGGDDFRWGGTVDDLCTWLAGAQRLVTSDLKAQLIAAACWRKLPSEANPPFFFDLGLAAYLINPEESDYGWPRLAVRWGIPLHEGQGGNGPACMALRMAASMEQRLEADGLLDLYRTLELPLTPVLAQMEARGVAIDAAAFQSFLSDVQGEIDRLTQEVFAAAGTTFNIRSAQQLGEVLFNMLKLPSPRKTRGGQASTNQETLEKLAGQHPVVESILQFRKLEKMRSTYLDPLPRLVDPRGRIHTTFNQKATATGRLSSSNPNLQNIPVRGPLGKRMRSCFIAGPDHALVSADYSQVELRVLAHMSQDTALLEAFRNGEDIHARTAALVYDLPSSEVSPDQRRNAKTINFGLIYGMGAQKLAQELKITTNEAKEFIARYFERLTGLKQFYEEVEAVAKRQGYVTTLGGRRRLLPDIHSANGQNYALARRQAINTVIQGSAADIIKLAMLAVAHDAELKRLDARLLLQVHDELLLEVPTEAAAAAGERVAALMGGVAPGGVALSVPLVVDWGQGRDWGSAH; encoded by the coding sequence ATGTCGCTGAAACAACGCCTCAATCTTTCTGCCGAACCTGTCTTTCTTATGGACGGCTCTGCCTTTATATATCGCGGTTTTTTTGCCAACAAGAACATGCAGCGCTCCGACGGTTTTCCCACCAACGCGCTGGTGGTGGTAACGCGCGTGCTGCTGCGCATTCTGCGCGATGAACGGCCCGCCCATTTTCTCTTCGTCAAGGACGGCAAGGGCAAGAACTTCCGTCACGATCTGTACCCGTTGTACAAGGCCAACCGTGACGCCACACCCGAAGATCTGGTGCGGCAGATGGACCCCATTGTGCGTATGGTCAAGGCCCTTGGCATTCCTGTTGAAATTTCCGACGGCTGCGAGGCTGACGATTGCATAGCCTCGCTGGCGGCGCGTTTTTCCGTCCAGCGGCCCGTGGTTATCGTGAGCGGAGATAAAGACCTCAAGCAGTGCCTCGGCCCCAACGTGTACATGTGGGACCCTGCATTCAAGGAAGAAAAACTGCTCTCTGCCGCAGAATTTACGGCGGAAAGCGGCCTCAGACCCGACCAGTGGGCTGATGTGCAGGCCCTTGTGGGCGACACGAGCGATAATATCCCCGGCGTGCCGGGCATTGGCCCCAAGACAGCGCAGAAAATTTTTGAAATATGTCCAACGCTTGAAGACATCCGCGACCATTTCGCCCTGCTTGGGCCCAAGATTCAGGACAAGCTGCGCGACCACCTTGAAAACATGTTTTTGTGGCGGCAGCTCACTTCTCTTTCGCTGGATGTGTGCACGGGGTTGACCCTTGACGACATGACCGTCAACCCGCTGGATGAAGCCCAGTGCGCCAGCATGGCGGACGAATTTGAACTGCACGCCCTGCGCCGCGACATGGCAACGCTGGCCCGTTTGCAGCGCAGCGCCCCCCCAGGTTCGGCAGCGGCTCCGGCCGAGTCTGCATCGAATGCTGGCTCAAATACTGGTGCGGATGTCGCCGCGTCTCGCTCCGCTGCCCAGGGTTCGCTGATGGCTCCTGCCGAAAAGTCTCCTTCAAAAACCCGGCCCGCAGCCGGGGCAGGCCCACAGATGAGCCTGCTGGATGTGGCCGACGAACCCGAAGCTCCGCTCCTGAGCGAAGCAGGGCAGTTGCCCCTCTGCGCAGGGCTTGAGGCCGCAATAATCTGGCCCGGCGGGCCGGGTAAACCGCCCCATGTGGCGGTGGCTGGCGGCGATGATTTTCGCTGGGGCGGCACTGTGGATGATCTTTGCACGTGGCTTGCCGGGGCGCAAAGGCTGGTGACGTCTGACCTCAAGGCCCAGCTGATAGCCGCCGCCTGCTGGCGCAAGCTGCCGTCCGAGGCCAATCCGCCGTTTTTCTTTGATCTTGGCCTTGCCGCCTACCTCATTAACCCTGAGGAAAGCGATTACGGCTGGCCCCGTCTGGCTGTGCGCTGGGGCATACCCCTGCACGAAGGGCAGGGCGGCAACGGCCCCGCCTGCATGGCTTTGCGCATGGCCGCTTCCATGGAGCAGCGGCTGGAGGCTGACGGCCTGCTCGACCTGTACCGCACGCTCGAACTGCCGCTCACGCCTGTGTTGGCCCAGATGGAGGCGCGCGGCGTCGCCATTGACGCAGCGGCCTTTCAGTCCTTTCTTTCAGACGTGCAGGGCGAGATCGACAGGCTCACGCAGGAGGTTTTTGCCGCAGCGGGAACCACGTTCAACATCCGCTCGGCCCAGCAGCTTGGTGAGGTCTTGTTCAACATGCTCAAGCTGCCCTCGCCGCGCAAAACCCGTGGCGGGCAGGCATCCACCAATCAGGAAACACTGGAAAAACTGGCCGGGCAACATCCTGTGGTAGAGAGCATTCTTCAGTTCCGCAAACTGGAAAAAATGCGCTCCACCTATCTGGATCCCCTGCCGCGTCTTGTGGACCCGCGCGGGCGCATCCACACGACCTTTAACCAGAAGGCCACGGCCACGGGGCGGCTTTCGTCCAGCAATCCCAATCTTCAGAACATCCCCGTGCGCGGGCCGCTGGGCAAGCGCATGCGCTCGTGCTTTATCGCCGGGCCGGATCATGCCCTTGTCTCCGCCGACTATTCGCAGGTTGAACTGCGCGTGCTGGCCCACATGTCGCAGGATACGGCCCTGCTTGAAGCCTTCCGCAACGGAGAGGACATCCATGCCCGCACGGCCGCGCTGGTGTACGACCTGCCGTCCAGCGAGGTCAGCCCCGACCAGCGGCGCAATGCCAAGACCATCAACTTTGGTCTTATCTACGGCATGGGCGCGCAAAAACTGGCTCAGGAACTGAAAATCACGACCAACGAGGCCAAGGAATTCATTGCGCGCTATTTTGAGCGGCTTACAGGCCTTAAGCAGTTTTATGAAGAGGTGGAGGCTGTTGCCAAGCGGCAAGGCTATGTGACCACCCTTGGCGGGCGGCGGCGCTTGCTGCCCGATATCCATTCCGCCAACGGGCAGAACTACGCGCTGGCGCGGCGACAGGCTATCAATACCGTGATTCAGGGGTCAGCGGCGGATATCATCAAGCTCGCCATGCTGGCTGTGGCCCATGATGCGGAGTTGAAGCGGCTGGATGCCCGGTTGCTTTTGCAGGTACATGACGAACTTTTGCTGGAAGTGCCCACGGAGGCTGCGGCTGCCGCGGGTGAGCGGGTGGCGGCGCTTATGGGCGGGGTTGCGCCGGGCGGCGTGGCTTTGTCTGTACCTTTGGTTGTTGACTGGGGGCAGGGGCGTGATTGGGGTTCCGCCCACTAG
- the tilS gene encoding tRNA lysidine(34) synthetase TilS encodes MIKYAPTLQNIPPAAARLCLEVERFCLTRLGLARGSRLLLALSGGADSTALALVLRLLAPRLGLNLHALSVDHGLRDESAQDAIFTLQLCNILNIPCIVRQADVRGLADNSGIGIEDAARQLRYALLEQERSAVGADFIALGHHAGDVSEDVLLRLTRGTGWPALGGMAARDDERHLLRPLLATDAQALKALLVECGIDWREDASNQSRQYKRNRLRLDVLPLLREENPSLDRTLHDLWQMARMDEDYWNTALDAALAEHPWIVRGLATKISGMKDVAEGPSLTLPAKLLAGLHPAARLRLYVRAVRFLCRPAAGSGVEDSDSTGQIHGQARARTLLALDDALAKGRGNTRFQLPGGLEAYLKGGSVVFHRCAVRDNRA; translated from the coding sequence ATGATCAAATACGCGCCTACGCTGCAAAACATCCCGCCCGCTGCGGCCCGTCTTTGCCTTGAGGTGGAGCGCTTTTGCCTGACGCGGCTTGGGCTTGCACGAGGTTCGCGGCTGCTGCTTGCCCTTTCCGGCGGGGCCGACTCCACAGCGCTCGCCCTCGTGCTGCGCCTGCTGGCCCCAAGGCTGGGGCTGAACCTCCACGCCCTGAGCGTTGACCACGGCTTGCGGGACGAATCTGCGCAAGACGCTATATTCACACTCCAGTTATGCAACATCCTGAACATCCCCTGCATCGTGCGACAAGCCGATGTGCGAGGTCTCGCCGATAACAGCGGCATTGGCATTGAAGATGCCGCCCGCCAGTTGCGCTATGCCCTGCTTGAGCAGGAACGCAGCGCCGTTGGGGCCGACTTTATCGCCCTCGGGCACCACGCTGGCGATGTGAGCGAGGACGTGCTGCTGCGCCTCACGCGCGGCACAGGCTGGCCCGCCCTTGGCGGCATGGCCGCCCGCGATGACGAGCGCCATCTGCTGCGCCCTCTACTGGCAACGGACGCGCAAGCTCTGAAAGCATTGTTGGTCGAATGCGGCATTGACTGGCGCGAGGATGCCAGCAACCAGAGCCGCCAATACAAGCGCAACAGGCTGCGGCTGGATGTGCTGCCCCTGCTGCGCGAAGAAAATCCCTCCCTTGACCGCACCCTGCATGACCTGTGGCAAATGGCGCGCATGGATGAGGATTACTGGAATACGGCGCTGGACGCGGCTCTGGCAGAACATCCGTGGATTGTGAGGGGGCTTGCAACGAAAATTTCTGGGATGAAAGATGTTGCCGAAGGCCCCAGCCTGACCTTGCCCGCGAAGTTGCTGGCAGGGCTGCACCCTGCTGCCCGATTACGCCTGTATGTGCGGGCTGTGCGTTTTTTGTGCCGCCCTGCGGCAGGGAGTGGTGTTGAGGATTCTGACAGTACGGGACAGATTCACGGTCAGGCCCGGGCGCGCACTTTGTTGGCTCTGGATGATGCTCTTGCCAAGGGGCGAGGGAATACGCGGTTTCAGTTGCCCGGCGGGCTGGAAGCGTATCTTAAGGGTGGGAGTGTTGTTTTTCATCGCTGTGCGGTGCGGGATAATCGCGCTTAG
- the hemA gene encoding glutamyl-tRNA reductase, producing the protein MDCDIFLVGLNHRTASVDVRERFALVNHCDEEHWAVPCVGAVSESVILSTCNRVELLAAGNGDVAGQVLENWAVARGAKPEELKPYVYVHKNLEAVRHLFSVASSLDSMVLGEPQILGQLKTAYRKAVKCHATGVILNRLVHKAFSVAKRVRTETAVASSAVSISYAAVELAKRIFGDMKTHKAMLVGAGEMAELAAMHLLQSGIDEILVANRTLERGQELAKQFKGRAIPFEDMAEHLTEVDIIITSTGSQEPIIRARDIRAVLKARKNRPMFFIDIAVPRDIDPDVNGLDNVYLYDIDDLKEVVEENLATRRDEAAKAADIVNEEVLLFSRWLSSLDVQPTIVDLIQRGERMGQEELAKTLKRLGPVNDETRDALEALVGALVRKLNHDPIMFLKRGSMSQEGNGPRISIARRIFNLDKTGCPYSEEH; encoded by the coding sequence ATGGACTGTGATATCTTTCTTGTCGGCCTGAATCATCGCACTGCCAGCGTGGACGTGCGCGAGCGCTTTGCCCTGGTCAACCACTGCGATGAAGAGCATTGGGCCGTGCCGTGTGTTGGCGCGGTGAGCGAAAGCGTAATCCTTTCCACCTGTAACCGCGTGGAGCTGCTGGCCGCCGGCAACGGCGACGTGGCCGGACAGGTGCTTGAAAACTGGGCCGTTGCGCGCGGCGCAAAGCCCGAGGAACTCAAGCCCTACGTCTACGTGCACAAAAATCTGGAAGCGGTGCGCCATCTGTTTTCTGTGGCGTCCAGCCTTGATTCCATGGTGCTGGGCGAACCGCAGATTCTGGGCCAGCTCAAAACCGCCTACCGCAAGGCGGTCAAATGCCACGCCACGGGCGTTATACTTAACAGACTGGTACACAAGGCTTTTTCCGTAGCCAAAAGGGTACGCACAGAAACTGCGGTGGCCTCCAGCGCGGTTTCCATCAGCTATGCCGCCGTGGAGCTTGCCAAACGCATTTTTGGCGACATGAAGACCCACAAGGCCATGCTGGTGGGCGCGGGCGAAATGGCCGAACTTGCCGCCATGCACCTTTTGCAGTCGGGCATTGATGAAATTCTGGTTGCCAACCGCACCCTTGAGCGCGGGCAGGAGCTGGCAAAGCAGTTCAAGGGACGGGCCATCCCCTTTGAGGACATGGCAGAGCACCTGACAGAGGTGGACATCATTATCACCTCCACCGGTTCGCAGGAACCCATCATCCGCGCGCGCGACATACGCGCCGTGCTCAAGGCCCGCAAAAACAGGCCCATGTTCTTTATCGACATTGCCGTACCGCGCGACATCGACCCGGACGTCAACGGTCTCGACAACGTGTATCTGTACGACATTGACGACCTCAAGGAAGTGGTGGAAGAAAACCTCGCCACCCGCCGTGATGAGGCCGCCAAGGCCGCGGATATCGTCAACGAGGAAGTACTGCTGTTCTCGCGCTGGCTTTCAAGCCTCGATGTGCAGCCCACCATCGTTGACCTCATCCAGCGCGGCGAGCGCATGGGGCAGGAAGAACTGGCCAAAACCCTCAAAAGGCTCGGCCCGGTGAACGATGAAACCCGCGATGCCCTTGAGGCTCTGGTGGGTGCGCTGGTACGCAAGCTCAACCACGACCCCATCATGTTTCTCAAGCGCGGCAGCATGTCCCAGGAGGGAAACGGCCCGCGCATCAGCATTGCACGCCGTATTTTCAATCTGGATAAAACTGGCTGCCCCTATTCGGAGGAACATTGA
- the ccsA gene encoding cytochrome c biogenesis protein CcsA produces the protein MISPEFSTAVTLLLYGSASVAGLAGIAARSALWRKIGCSVALAGFACQTLMLFLGFHKVLPGGLSAGAYFQLMAWFVVLCGIAAWAKLRQEIPLVFATPLGLMLFAMSAPYLASVVQVPPSLNTSFYALHIGTLFLSLALLALAFAAGALFLFMEGRIKSKLTMKGFWLDMPALSMLDKINAITTMIGFPMYTLGIVSGLIWAKPVFGGTVTGDPKEVISIVIWLFYSVLFHNRLTKGWKGRKPAQLAVFVFILCLFSIIVVNTFMETHHAFIRR, from the coding sequence ATGATCTCCCCTGAATTTTCCACCGCCGTAACCCTGCTGCTCTATGGCTCTGCCAGTGTTGCAGGGCTTGCGGGCATTGCCGCGCGCAGCGCCCTGTGGCGCAAGATAGGCTGTAGCGTGGCGCTGGCGGGCTTTGCCTGTCAGACGCTCATGCTCTTTCTGGGCTTTCACAAGGTCCTGCCCGGCGGCCTGAGCGCTGGCGCGTACTTTCAGCTCATGGCCTGGTTTGTGGTGCTCTGCGGCATTGCCGCCTGGGCCAAGCTGCGGCAGGAGATTCCGCTGGTATTCGCCACGCCGCTTGGGCTTATGCTCTTTGCCATGTCGGCCCCGTATCTGGCGTCAGTGGTGCAGGTTCCGCCCTCGCTCAACACCTCATTTTACGCCCTGCATATCGGCACGCTCTTTTTGAGCCTTGCCCTGCTGGCGCTGGCCTTTGCCGCCGGAGCACTCTTTCTGTTCATGGAGGGGCGCATCAAGAGCAAACTGACCATGAAGGGTTTTTGGCTCGACATGCCCGCCCTCTCCATGCTCGATAAAATCAACGCCATCACGACCATGATCGGCTTCCCCATGTATACTCTGGGCATCGTTTCCGGGCTTATCTGGGCCAAGCCGGTATTTGGCGGCACGGTGACGGGCGACCCCAAGGAAGTTATCAGCATTGTGATCTGGCTGTTCTACTCCGTGCTTTTCCACAACCGCCTCACCAAGGGCTGGAAGGGCCGCAAGCCTGCGCAACTGGCTGTTTTTGTATTTATTCTCTGCCTCTTTTCAATCATTGTGGTGAATACCTTCATGGAAACACACCACGCATTCATCCGGCGCTGA